CCCGGCGAGACCAATCGCGCCGGACAGGCGAACCACGGCCACCAGCGGTGGCTTTTTCTTAAACGGAAGGGCGAGTGTCATGGCAGCCGATGTAGAGCGCGCCCTGCCGACAAACAAGACGCGTGGCATGACAGATACGCGACGGCAACATTTTTCCCACAGCGACCGGGCAAATTTGCAACGTGCTCCCCCCCTTAACTGCGGATGCGCCAGCCGGTCCGGAAGATCCACCAGATCACCGCCAGGCAAAGCCCCGTGAACCCGGCAATCGCCAACAGGCTCAGCCCGACAGGCACATCGGCCAGCCCGTAAAACGACCAGCGGAACCCCGAGATCAGGTAGACCACCGGGTTGAACAAGGTCACCGTCTGCCAGGCCGGCGGCAGCATCGAGATGCTGTAGAACGTGCCGCCCAGAAAGATCAGGGGCGTGACCACCAACTGCGGCACCAGCGACATCTGCTCAAAATTGCTGGCCCAGATGCCAACGATGAAGCCAAGCAGCGAGAAGCTGAGACAGGTCAGCACCAGGAAGGCCGCCATGGCAAAGGGATGCTCGATCCTGAGATCGACAAAGAAGCTGGCAGTGGCCAGGATCACCAGCCCCACGAACAGCGCCTTGGTCGCCGCCGCGCCGACATAGCCGATCACGATCTCAATGAAATTGACCGGCGCCGAGAGCAGTTCATAGACGGTGCCGAGGAATTTCGGGAAATAGATGCCGAAGGAGGCGTTCGAGATCGACAGCATCACTACCGACAGCATGATCAGGCCGGGCACGATGAAGGCGCCATAGGATACGCCTTCGATTTCCTGGATGCGGCTGCCGATAGCGGTGCCGAACACCACGAAATAAAGCGAGGTGCTGAGCACCGGTGAAATGAAGCTCTGCGCCAGGGTGCGAAAGAACCGGGCCATTTCGAACCGGTAGATGGCGGCGATGGCAGCCCAGTTCATTGTGTCTCTCCCTTTACGAGGGTGACGAAGATCTCCTCTAGGCTCGACTGTCGGGTAACCACGTCGCGCAGCACCAGCCCGGCCTGCGCCACATCGTTCAGCAGCGCGGTGATCCCGGTCCGGTCGGCATGGGTGTCGTAGCTATAGATCAGCACATCGCCGGCCGCGCCCAGCGACAGGTTGTGACGGGCAAGGCTGGCCGGGATCTCGGCGATGGGCCGGGTCAGCAGCACGTCCAGCTGCTTGCGCCCCATCCGCGCCATCAGTTTTGCCTTGTCCTCGACCAGCAGCAGTTCGCCCTTGTTGATGACGCCGATGCGGTCGGCGATGGCCTCGGCCTCTTCGATGTAATGGGTGGTCAGGATGATGGTGACGCCGGCGGCCTTCAGCTCGGCCACGATTTCCCACATGTCCTTACGCAGTTCCACATCGACGCCGGCGGTAGGTTCGTCCAGAAACAGCACGCGTGGGTCATGCGCCAGCGCCTTGGCGATCAGCACCCGGCGTTTCATCCCGCCCGACAGTTCCTTGATCGCGTTGCGACGCTTGTCCCAGAGCGACAGTTTTCGCAGCACCTCCTCGATGCGGCCATCATTGGCGCGCTTGCCGAACAAGCCGCGCGAGAAACGGACGGTATTCATCACCTTTTCAAAGGGTTCCAGCGCGATTTCCTGCGGCACCAGACCGATCATCCGGCGGGCGGCGCGGTAGTCGGACTGAATGTCATGCCCGCCCACGGTGACGCTGCCCGAGGTCGGCGTGGTGATGCCGCAGACGGTCGAGATCAGCGTGGTCTTGCCAGCGCCATTGGGGCCGAGCAGCGCCAGGATTTCGCCCTCGCGAATGTCGAGCGAGACGCCTTTAAGCGCCTCGAACCCGTCGGCATAGGATTTCCGCAAGTCCCGGATCGAAAGAATGGTCGTCATGTATTGGTCCCGTTCTTGCGGGAACCCTACAATCTGCCGCATCCCGGGAACAGAGCGAATATGCGACCCCGCTCAGCCTCGCCCGAACCAGGTCTTGCGGGGCGGGGCGGCCTCTTCGGCCCCTTGCGGGTCCTCCTCGGCCTGGACCGTGAACTGCGCTTGCAGATTGTCAAAGAACTGATCCGCCATCTTGCGGGCAAACCCGTCGATGATGCGGCTGCCAAGCTGCGCCAGCTTGCCGCCCACCCGCGCCTCGGCCCGGTAGGACAGCAGCGTCCCGCCCGCATCATCGGGGGCAAGGCGGACCTCGGCGCCGCCCTTGGCGAACCCCGCCGCGCCCCCCTTGCCCTCGCCCGCGAGGGTCAGCCCGGCGCCGGGCACGAGATCCGAGAGGGTGACGGTGCCCCGGAACGTCGCCTTCACCGGCCCGACCTTTTGCACCACCACCGCCTCGAACCCGTCATTGGCTGTGCCGGTCACCTCTTGCGCGCCGGGCACGCAGGCGCACAGAACCGCCGGATCAAGCAGCGCGGCATAGACCGTTGCCGGATCGGCCGGGATTGCGCGGGTATCTTGCATCTGCATGGGGTGCCTCCGTTCTGCGTGCCGGGCCAGTGCTAACGCCCGGCCCGGCATGCGGCAACCAGAGGGGCTATCGAAAATGGGCATGGCGCACCGGTCAATCCGTGATAGCCAGAGACGGGGCGCGCGGGCCCGGACAGGATCCACGATATGACCGACACGGCACATCACCGGCCCGGCGCCGGCATCGCCTTTATCATGGCCGGAATGCTCGCCATTTCGCTCAACGACA
The window above is part of the Ruegeria pomeroyi DSS-3 genome. Proteins encoded here:
- a CDS encoding ABC transporter permease; protein product: MNWAAIAAIYRFEMARFFRTLAQSFISPVLSTSLYFVVFGTAIGSRIQEIEGVSYGAFIVPGLIMLSVVMLSISNASFGIYFPKFLGTVYELLSAPVNFIEIVIGYVGAAATKALFVGLVILATASFFVDLRIEHPFAMAAFLVLTCLSFSLLGFIVGIWASNFEQMSLVPQLVVTPLIFLGGTFYSISMLPPAWQTVTLFNPVVYLISGFRWSFYGLADVPVGLSLLAIAGFTGLCLAVIWWIFRTGWRIRS
- a CDS encoding ABC transporter ATP-binding protein, with amino-acid sequence MTTILSIRDLRKSYADGFEALKGVSLDIREGEILALLGPNGAGKTTLISTVCGITTPTSGSVTVGGHDIQSDYRAARRMIGLVPQEIALEPFEKVMNTVRFSRGLFGKRANDGRIEEVLRKLSLWDKRRNAIKELSGGMKRRVLIAKALAHDPRVLFLDEPTAGVDVELRKDMWEIVAELKAAGVTIILTTHYIEEAEAIADRIGVINKGELLLVEDKAKLMARMGRKQLDVLLTRPIAEIPASLARHNLSLGAAGDVLIYSYDTHADRTGITALLNDVAQAGLVLRDVVTRQSSLEEIFVTLVKGETQ
- a CDS encoding CoxG family protein; amino-acid sequence: MQMQDTRAIPADPATVYAALLDPAVLCACVPGAQEVTGTANDGFEAVVVQKVGPVKATFRGTVTLSDLVPGAGLTLAGEGKGGAAGFAKGGAEVRLAPDDAGGTLLSYRAEARVGGKLAQLGSRIIDGFARKMADQFFDNLQAQFTVQAEEDPQGAEEAAPPRKTWFGRG